The Sphingobacteriaceae bacterium genome has a segment encoding these proteins:
- a CDS encoding glycosyltransferase: protein MTFLRIAKVKKRIICTIIIILAYNRFIPLQLSVIIVNYNVKHFLEQCLFSVFKALKNIDSEVFVVDNNSVDGSVQMLKEKFPQVHLIANRENTGFAVANNQALKLTQGKFVLLLNPDTVVQEDTFQKCIDFMEARADCGGLGIKMLDGKGNFLPESKRGLPTPQVAFYKIFGLAKLFPHSKKFGQYHLTFLNKNQNHKVDVLSGAFMMMRKEVLDKIGYLDETFFMYGEDIDLSYRITKGGWNNYYFAESNIIHYKGESTKKSSVNYVIVFYKAMAIFAKKHFSQSHARSFSFLIYLAIYLRAGAAILTRVFKQLLIPSIDLTLIISGLFICKYFYETHFKLYPNFYSNEMVNLFFPVYTLIWMFFVYISGGYDNPLKLKKIVRGVFAGTALILIIYSLLPEYYRFSRALILIGSVSTLLIYLITRLIYHFTGIQKFKLGAYHKSNRIAIIGSEMEYERVKVILEQTKLKADFIGFVSSESNGVKKENYLGQFSQINEIIDVHNIQEIIFCARDISSKEIIDKMVTFVTKGVEFKIAPPESLSIIGSNSIDTAGDLYVIDFNNVGRPENKRKKRLLDISVSLFLLVFFWIWIWFQKNKFNFLINCFKVLLGINSWVGYGKALRKDLPSIRPSILIPYDPIEKTSPDQINRALLDYSKDYKIENDIFILYKNMQKLGN from the coding sequence TTGACATTTTTAAGGATTGCAAAGGTAAAAAAAAGAATTATCTGTACAATTATAATTATTTTAGCGTACAATCGTTTTATCCCTTTGCAGCTAAGCGTTATTATAGTTAATTACAATGTTAAACACTTTTTAGAACAGTGTTTATTTTCAGTATTCAAAGCCCTTAAGAACATTGATTCAGAGGTTTTTGTGGTTGATAACAACTCGGTTGACGGATCGGTGCAAATGCTCAAAGAAAAATTTCCTCAAGTTCACTTAATAGCAAATCGGGAAAATACGGGCTTTGCCGTTGCCAATAACCAAGCCCTAAAGCTGACGCAAGGAAAATTTGTTTTACTCTTAAATCCCGACACGGTGGTTCAAGAAGACACCTTTCAAAAATGTATTGATTTTATGGAGGCGCGCGCAGATTGTGGGGGATTGGGAATTAAAATGCTAGATGGGAAAGGTAATTTTTTACCGGAAAGTAAAAGAGGCCTGCCTACTCCACAGGTAGCTTTTTATAAGATTTTTGGACTAGCCAAATTATTTCCTCATTCCAAAAAATTCGGCCAATACCATTTAACTTTTTTAAATAAGAATCAAAACCATAAAGTGGATGTGTTAAGCGGTGCGTTTATGATGATGCGCAAGGAAGTGCTGGATAAAATAGGTTACCTGGATGAAACTTTTTTCATGTATGGAGAAGATATTGATTTAAGTTACCGAATTACCAAAGGCGGATGGAATAATTATTATTTTGCAGAAAGTAACATCATACATTACAAGGGAGAAAGCACCAAAAAAAGTAGTGTAAATTATGTGATTGTTTTTTACAAAGCAATGGCCATTTTTGCCAAAAAACATTTTTCGCAAAGTCATGCGCGAAGTTTTTCATTTCTAATTTACTTGGCTATTTATTTGCGTGCAGGCGCGGCCATCTTAACTAGAGTTTTTAAACAATTATTAATTCCTTCGATTGATCTCACGCTCATTATTTCGGGTTTATTTATCTGCAAATATTTTTACGAAACCCATTTTAAACTTTATCCGAATTTTTATTCTAATGAAATGGTGAATCTATTTTTTCCGGTTTATACACTTATTTGGATGTTCTTTGTGTACATAAGCGGCGGTTATGATAATCCGCTCAAACTTAAAAAAATAGTACGAGGGGTTTTTGCGGGCACGGCCTTGATTCTGATTATTTACTCTTTATTACCTGAATACTATCGCTTTTCAAGAGCTTTAATATTAATAGGTTCCGTTAGCACACTTTTGATTTATTTAATTACACGATTAATTTATCATTTTACTGGAATTCAGAAATTCAAACTGGGTGCTTATCATAAGAGCAACAGAATTGCCATTATTGGCAGTGAAATGGAATACGAAAGAGTGAAAGTGATCCTGGAACAAACCAAATTAAAAGCTGACTTTATAGGTTTTGTAAGCTCAGAAAGCAATGGGGTAAAAAAAGAAAATTACTTGGGGCAATTCAGTCAGATAAATGAAATAATTGATGTGCACAATATTCAGGAAATTATTTTTTGTGCCCGAGATATTTCTTCAAAAGAAATAATTGATAAAATGGTAACCTTTGTAACTAAAGGGGTAGAGTTTAAAATAGCACCTCCCGAAAGTTTATCCATTATTGGCAGCAATAGTATTGATACAGCCGGCGATTTATATGTAATTGATTTTAATAACGTAGGGCGACCTGAAAACAAAAGGAAAAAAAGACTATTGGATATTAGTGTGAGTTTGTTTTTACTTGTATTTTTTTGGATTTGGATTTGGTTCCAGAAAAATAAATTCAACTTTTTAATAAATTGTTTCAAGGTATTATTGGGAATAAATTCATGGGTGGGTTACGGCAAAGCGCTTCGTAAGGATTTACCCAGTATTCGTCCATCTATATTAATTCCTTATGATCCAATCGAAAAAACAAGCCCCGATCAAATTAACCGTGCTTTACTAGATTATTCTAAAGATTATAAAATTGAAAATGATATATTCATTCTTTATAAGAATATGCAAAAACTAGGCAACTAG
- a CDS encoding helix-turn-helix domain-containing protein — protein sequence MKNEEVMAIMPQSELSQIKTDIEFIKETLSAKGEEDFTKQYIDSKKVPKLLNISIRTWQNYRDNNEIPFIQFGQKIWVKRKDLEAFLEKYYINTKQK from the coding sequence ATGAAAAATGAAGAAGTAATGGCAATAATGCCACAGTCAGAACTAAGTCAGATTAAAACTGACATTGAGTTCATCAAAGAAACTCTTTCTGCAAAAGGGGAAGAAGATTTTACGAAACAATATATTGATTCTAAAAAAGTCCCAAAGCTTTTGAATATAAGCATAAGGACTTGGCAAAATTACAGGGATAATAATGAAATCCCCTTTATACAGTTTGGTCAAAAAATTTGGGTGAAAAGAAAAGACTTAGAAGCTTTCTTAGAAAAGTATTATATAAACACTAAACAAAAATAA
- a CDS encoding site-specific integrase: protein MTDYKVKNVLFTGKKYSNGESPILVRVTALRKSIYLSTGQTCFKENWDKNTSCLYSSKPRIKEKQQIELNSDSLKALKKEYSKVRVNLKNKKINAEIEEKLQKVKDEIKKHNHLKDINLVFKLLKQGEKTGLEYSKDSYLSFAQKVVKDELVSGNIKSYKRFNSIVNRLEQFLNRHNPIDANASIENDSIIKKEDLTFSNLTPDLLRQFEGWMKKEGNKTNTIHKNFKGIRTILYRAIKEGLFKQEKNPFFTFKLKQDSDTKKAKLSIEEIKRFKGVKLESSTLMFHSKNCFLFSFFNAGIRIGDLLQIKWENIEEGRLNYKMGKNKKNVSVMLNKEALKILDLYSSKSNQPQQYIFPFLNEENEALNPLQFDNLLSTKTAEINKCLKEIAKLADIKKSISTHIARHTFSDLARSKNVSIYDISKALRHSSIKQTESYLKSLDDESLDKAFETTFDGI from the coding sequence ATGACAGATTATAAAGTAAAAAATGTATTATTTACAGGTAAAAAGTACTCCAATGGAGAATCCCCTATATTAGTAAGAGTAACTGCTTTAAGGAAATCTATTTATCTAAGCACTGGTCAAACTTGCTTTAAGGAGAATTGGGATAAGAATACATCTTGCCTATATAGTTCTAAACCCAGAATTAAAGAAAAACAACAAATTGAACTCAATTCAGATAGCTTAAAAGCATTGAAAAAGGAATACTCTAAAGTAAGGGTGAATCTTAAAAACAAAAAAATTAATGCAGAAATTGAAGAGAAACTACAAAAAGTAAAAGATGAAATTAAGAAACATAACCATTTAAAGGATATTAATCTTGTATTTAAATTACTTAAACAAGGAGAAAAAACAGGACTTGAATACTCTAAAGATAGTTACTTATCATTTGCACAAAAGGTTGTAAAAGATGAATTGGTTTCCGGAAATATAAAGTCATATAAAAGATTCAATTCTATTGTGAATAGATTAGAACAGTTTTTAAATAGGCATAATCCTATTGATGCTAATGCAAGTATTGAAAATGACTCAATAATTAAAAAAGAAGATTTAACATTTAGTAATTTAACCCCAGATTTATTAAGGCAATTTGAAGGTTGGATGAAAAAAGAGGGTAATAAAACCAATACAATACATAAAAACTTTAAAGGCATTAGAACTATTCTTTATAGAGCAATCAAAGAAGGTTTGTTCAAACAAGAAAAAAACCCCTTTTTTACTTTCAAACTAAAACAAGATTCTGATACTAAAAAAGCAAAGCTTTCTATTGAAGAAATAAAAAGATTTAAGGGTGTTAAATTGGAAAGTAGTACTTTGATGTTCCATTCAAAAAACTGTTTCTTATTTAGCTTTTTCAATGCTGGGATAAGGATTGGTGACCTACTTCAAATTAAATGGGAGAATATAGAAGAAGGGAGATTAAATTATAAAATGGGTAAAAACAAAAAAAATGTTTCTGTAATGTTAAATAAAGAAGCTTTAAAAATTTTGGATTTATATTCAAGTAAAAGCAATCAACCTCAACAATATATTTTTCCCTTTTTAAATGAGGAAAATGAAGCATTAAACCCCTTACAATTTGATAATTTGCTGTCTACTAAAACAGCTGAAATAAATAAATGTTTAAAGGAAATTGCGAAATTGGCAGACATTAAAAAATCAATTTCAACACACATTGCCAGACATACCTTTAGTGATTTGGCAAGAAGCAAAAATGTATCAATTTATGATATCTCAAAGGCTCTAAGGCATTCTTCTATTAAACAGACTGAATCCTATTTGAAAAGCCTTGATGATGAATCATTAGACAAAGCTTTTGAAACTACATTTGATGGGATTTGA